One stretch of Euwallacea similis isolate ESF13 chromosome 6, ESF131.1, whole genome shotgun sequence DNA includes these proteins:
- the LOC136409624 gene encoding uncharacterized oxidoreductase dhs-27-like, which translates to MSDSEEEGSDNTSGVTDWPITEEWLQAVLKEHHKDLTEPAAITIIEFAVRPGCETGESVLSDILAVTVTYCLRGDPEGGNHNLNFIVKLLPQDPFSRFFVTEAQFDLREIKFYTQVVPDVQAFINQNLTEDTADFILPIPKCYYAHYSPGETEPEPIPPSSVLVLGNIKPDGYQSVDFATGLDVQQAKAAVASIAKLHAVSLCLKLNEDRTLSEKYPFLFQTSQASDSYQQLVERGLPQLFEFLEAKNDLKEVLNELNDLRPHTKEIIESLLSPAEPLALITHTDFWCNNLMFREVHGNCECVILDWQMVTYSRPTNDLALLLVSSVSADLRREHSEEVLDLYWEELTSLCRKLKVNIEETLGYNRNMLGEDFRKAQLLALLLCIGSVDLALGNTQMEDRLVELLKDLHKDQLLNVAICKQDQK; encoded by the exons CTAGTGGGGTGACCGATTGGCCCATCACTGAAGAATGGCTGCAGGCAGTGTTAAAGGAACACCACAAGGATTTAACTGAACCTGCTGCGATTACAATAATTGAATTCGCAGTCAGGCCTGGGTGTGAAACTGGTGAAAGCGTCCTCTCTGATATATTGGCTGTTACTGTTACTTATTGCCTGAG GGGCGATCCTGAAGGTGGAAACCACAACCTGAATTTCATAGTAAAACTCCTGCCTCAAGATCCTTTCAGCAGGTTTTTCGTAACTGAGGCTCAATTCGATCTGCGAGAAATAAAGTTCTACACTCAG gtagtTCCGGATGTTCAAGCCTTCATAAACCAAAACCTCACAGAGGACACTGCAGACTTCATCTTGCCGATCCCCAAATGCTATTATGCCCATTACAGTCCTGGTGAAACTGAACCCGAGCCCATACCCCCTTCGTCCGTTTTAGTTTTAGGGAATATTAAACCCGACGGCTATCAATCCGTAGATTTCGCCACAGGACTTGATGTACAGCAAGCCAAAGCTGCCGTCGCTTCTATTGCCAAGTTACACGCTGTTTCCTTATGTTTAAAG CTAAATGAAGATCGCACTTTGTCCGAAAAGTATCCTTTCTTATTCCAAACATCACAGGCCTCCGATTCGTATCAGCAGCTCGTGGAACGGGGTCTTCCGCAACTGTTTGAATTCCTTGAGGCCAAAAACGACCTTAAGGAGGTTTTAAATGAACTAAATGACCTGCGACCCCATACTAAGGAAATCATCGAAAGTCTGCTCAGCCCAGCAGAGCCCTTAGCTCTTATTACGCACACCGACTTTTGGTGCAACAATCTCATGTTCAGGGAGGTGCACGGG AATTGCGAATGTGTCATTCTGGATTGGCAAATGGTGACCTACAGCAGGCCAACTAACGACTTGGCTTTGTTATTGGTTAGCTCAGTATCAGCAGATTTAAGGCGCGAGCACTCAGAGGAGGTCCTGGACCTTTACTGGGAGGAACTCACTTCTTTATGCAGAAAACTCAAAGTCAACATTGAAGAAACGCTGGGATACAACCGAAATATGTTGGGGGAGGATTTCAGGAAGGCCCAACTACTTGCTTTGCTTTTATGCATAG gATCGGTAGATTTGGCCTTGGGAAACACCCAAATGGAAGATCGCCTGGTGGAGCTCTTAAAAGATTTGCATAAAGATCAGTTACTGAATGTGGCTATATGCAAGCAAGATCAAAAGTGA